The sequence CGCCGTGATCCCGATCCTGCTGCTGATCAGTTTTCTCTCCAACCATGACCTCTCCATCGGTGAAGTGCTTCTCAAAACTGCCTTTTCGGCGGCCATCGTCATCGCCGTTATGTTCACGGTCGGCGCGAAGAGCGTCAACGCCCTCCTGAAGTTTTCGGCGCGGACGGAACTGGACGAACTGTTTCTCGGCGCTGTCTTCGCCATCGTCATCGGGACCTCCCTGCTCGCCCACGGCATGGGCTTTACCTACTCGCTGGGGGCCTTCATCGCCGGGATGATCATCGCCGACACCGACTACAGCGTCAAAGTCGAATCGGACATCGCCAGTTACCGTGACCTGCTGCTGGGGATCTTTTTTTTCGGGGTCGGGACGAAAATAGACCTGCTCTATTTCCTGCAGCATATCCATCTCATCCTTTTCGTCTTTGTCCTGGCGATGCTTTTCAAAGCCGTTGTCATCTATGCCATCATCCGACGCAACAACGACAAGAACACCTCCGCCAAGAGTGCCCTGGCCCTGGCCCAGATCGGCGAATTCTCCTTCGCCGTCTTCGCCCTGGCCGGCAGCGAAGGGCTGATCAGCAGCGAAGCCGCCAGCTTTCTCATCCTCGTGAGCGTCATCTCCATGATCCTCACCCCCCTCGTCGTCAACAACATCTACAAACTCTCCTCCTACTTTGAAAAAGAGTTTTACGAATCCGACGTCATCACCCCTATCGGGCGCAGCGGTCACATCGTCGTCGCCGGGTTTTCGACCCTGGGCAAGATCGTCTGCGCGGACCTCCAGGCCAGAGAGGTCTCTTTCATCGTGATCACCGACAACCTCAAACAGGTCCTGCATGCACGCAAACTCGGTTACATGGCCTACTTCGGCCACCTCAACAAACGCCCCGTACTTGAATCGCTGAATGTGGACAGCGCCAAAGCCGTCATCCTGACGGTCAACAGCGAACACAACAAACGCCTGATCGGCGAAGCCGTCCGCGCCTTCACCAAGCACCCTGACATCATTATGAAGATCGACACCCCGCTCGAACGGCGCCAACTCCGCAGCATCGACGGTGCCCGTTTCATCGATGCCAGTTTTGAGGTCTCCAGCCTCCTCGTCGAAGAGGCGACCGCTTTGCCGTCATCCGGCACGACAAAGTAGCGGGCCGGTTTTGACAAGCGCGTCCGTTCGTTTTATAATCTTGGATCAATGAAATCCGAAGGCCAGCCCCGTGACACTCCCCCTCTACCAGATCGATGCATTTGCCGCACACATCTTCGAAGGCAACCCCGCCGCCGTCTGTCCGCTGGACGCTTGGCTCGATGACGAAACGATGCAGCATATCGCGGCGGAGAACAACCTCGCCGAAACGGCTTTTTTCGTCCGGGAGACCCAGGGGTACCGTATCCGATGGTTTACGCCGACGACGGAAGTGGATCTCTGCGGACACGCGACGCTCGCCAGCGCACACGTACTTTTTGAACACCTCGGCTACAAAGGGGAGAAGCTCACTTTCGATTCGCGCAGCGGCCCGCTGCATGTCACCCGGACCGATTCGATGCTCTCCCTTGATTTCCCTGCCGAACCGCCCCTCGCCGTTCCCGTACCGCCGGAGATCGTCAAGGCGTTCGGTAAACCGCCGGTCGAAGTCCTCAAAGCCAGCGACTATATCGTCGTCTTTCCCGACGGGGAGGAGCTGAGCGCACTCTCCCCCGATCTCGATGCGCTCCGCGCCCTGGACCTGCGCGGGGTCTGCATTACGGCGCGCCATGACCGCTATGACTTTGTCAGCCGCTTCTTCGCACCCAACTTCGGCATCGACGAGGATCCCGTCACGGGTTCCGCCCATACCCAGCTGACCCCCTACTGGGCCAAACGGCTCGGTAAAAAAAGGCTCTTCGCCAAACAGGTCTCGCCCCGCGGCGGCGAGCTGCGGTGCGAACTGGCCGGTCCCCGGGTTATCATCTCTGGAGAGGCCGTCACCTACCTTCAGGGAAAGATCTCACTATGAACAGAACACTGACAGTGCACAGCGCTGTAAGCCTTGCACCGTTTTTACGCGCGTCGGAGTATATTGATTTCAGCCACCCGGCAGTCGTTTCCCTCGCCGCCGACCTTGCCGCAGGAGAGGAGACAAAAGAGGCGATCGTGAAAAGCTGCTTTGAATACGTCCGCGATGCGATCGCCCACACGGGCGACGCGGGCTGCGGGGTCTCGACTATCAAAGCCAGCGAGGTGCTGGAGCAGAAAACCGGCTGGTGCTATGCCAAGAGCCACCTCCTTGCCGCCCTGCTTCGCGCCAACGGTATCCCGGCGGCGCTCTGCTACCAGCGGCTCAGCTGCTCGGAGTACACGCCCGGGATCTACTGCCTCCACGGCCTGAACGCCGTCTGGCTCGAAGCGTATGGCTGGTACCGTATCGATGCGCGGGGAAACAGAGAGGGGATCGACGCGCAGTTCACACCGCCCGTCGAACGTCTGGCCTTTGCACTCGGTGAAAACGACTATGACATTGAGGGACGTTTCGCCGAACCGCTGCCAGAGGTCATCGACGCGCTGCAG is a genomic window of Sulfurimonas sp. HSL1-2 containing:
- a CDS encoding cation:proton antiporter, which translates into the protein MDQLLLAIFLTLAIAAVLSILLKRLGISHLIGYILTGTIISYLFGFNGLSILTLDVIGEFGIVFLMFTIGLELSLGRIRSMKEILLTNGLLQVGLSVIVIFALAYFIFALDFNTALIVALAFSLSSTAIVLTYLKQSKDILTPYGQISMGILVFQDLAVIPILLLISFLSNHDLSIGEVLLKTAFSAAIVIAVMFTVGAKSVNALLKFSARTELDELFLGAVFAIVIGTSLLAHGMGFTYSLGAFIAGMIIADTDYSVKVESDIASYRDLLLGIFFFGVGTKIDLLYFLQHIHLILFVFVLAMLFKAVVIYAIIRRNNDKNTSAKSALALAQIGEFSFAVFALAGSEGLISSEAASFLILVSVISMILTPLVVNNIYKLSSYFEKEFYESDVITPIGRSGHIVVAGFSTLGKIVCADLQAREVSFIVITDNLKQVLHARKLGYMAYFGHLNKRPVLESLNVDSAKAVILTVNSEHNKRLIGEAVRAFTKHPDIIMKIDTPLERRQLRSIDGARFIDASFEVSSLLVEEATALPSSGTTK
- a CDS encoding transglutaminase family protein gives rise to the protein MNRTLTVHSAVSLAPFLRASEYIDFSHPAVVSLAADLAAGEETKEAIVKSCFEYVRDAIAHTGDAGCGVSTIKASEVLEQKTGWCYAKSHLLAALLRANGIPAALCYQRLSCSEYTPGIYCLHGLNAVWLEAYGWYRIDARGNREGIDAQFTPPVERLAFALGENDYDIEGRFAEPLPEVIDALQTYKRYEEMIGHFPDIRQRDGSGD
- a CDS encoding PhzF family phenazine biosynthesis protein, translating into MTLPLYQIDAFAAHIFEGNPAAVCPLDAWLDDETMQHIAAENNLAETAFFVRETQGYRIRWFTPTTEVDLCGHATLASAHVLFEHLGYKGEKLTFDSRSGPLHVTRTDSMLSLDFPAEPPLAVPVPPEIVKAFGKPPVEVLKASDYIVVFPDGEELSALSPDLDALRALDLRGVCITARHDRYDFVSRFFAPNFGIDEDPVTGSAHTQLTPYWAKRLGKKRLFAKQVSPRGGELRCELAGPRVIISGEAVTYLQGKISL